A DNA window from Fragaria vesca subsp. vesca linkage group LG3, FraVesHawaii_1.0, whole genome shotgun sequence contains the following coding sequences:
- the LOC101299944 gene encoding uncharacterized protein LOC101299944 encodes MESDEKHSTIQGKYPGCGAIFMSSSSTKDECFRRKLFGLPSLQWPFVKRVKKGMILFLFDFEKKELHGVFQACSDGAMNIVPTAWSRSGKKFPAQVRVYPIWHCHPLPESEFGDAINANYFSKGKFYFGLSKAQVWRLLMLFNLRKLKTPHPQRALARNTAAKLVDHKDIDDELDDGRLSSDKVGNIRKVDNEFGSIIRRRYLEQLPGKVQWDDAKFGNGVNVDLEHKALPSNEHTRSGQNGRVYGNLAMCGRKGSVSGPFYSGMPLQETYSSVQDQKPSSYQMEPITGYSNAASRGDAIIKSILPYDPDDPGMNLAYSQLVGDFDSVQDCEGRNGIPSSYPLSPSNYPSFLVDRRHPVAIQNKPVHKIGPFTANVTSSEEIQCQSPCCSHSADLKSVDYHKCTCSDHKIFDRMLCSDRQENRSSVFSRLRLNTPGWCLENLGHLGHEENVNDTSSVDEIMAMLSESHDSQMVSVKSKLCKRQQGNVGKFRNIKQNSVKSEFEIIPEKSNTTSASPTGDKDDQSSKNTLFLDFKRRSRKVNSDTNGESAGSEGLVVGQCKSRKLIRPNFSENEPRSCEDAGGKKRKLAKSNSSQESSAQCSIGEAAGGKRRKLARPNFRENESSLISWPQCSVGEDAGGSCESFVGSQGKPSLQGAEFSHENEKIDTECFSKYEREIVEGNFGGSPKIGDDSGKECLHAYPVNSCLHVQASVDESSFSEDADLKKKLDGPEFRENELFQVSPHECSSGELAGEIYKALVGSQENIDAQRFTTSEMEIEPESSGESHKIGDESGNPVGSQTAIILPNQLESPQQKGSQNNDWEAPQFGDKDASEYDLREREIEVHLESIVDSVKGGDEYGMESVQVVGTVILGALENSILTRLSEDFPETDQMTVLESKMQPKTNSGTSDGFSEIEGDTGSELEVLPIVELCANINASNRADGSMVNNQQGVNSEQLQASCNSNNHRSPQEDGSKNNLVENMELGVNEAIDDTLRENKKLWSILTTRLQLLRNAKQQ; translated from the exons ATGGAATCAGATGAGAAGCATAGTACTATTCAAGGAAAGTATCCCGGATGTGGTGCAATTTTTATGTCTAGCAGTTCTACAAAAGACGAGTGTTTTAGACGGAAACTGTTTGGGCTTCCATCTTTACAATGGCCATTTGTAAAGCGGGTAAAAAAGGGAATGATTTTGTTTCTCTTTGATTTTGAGAAAAAAGAACTTCATGGTGTATTCCAGGCGTGCTCTGATGGTGCAATGAATATTGTTCCCACTGCATGGAGTAGATCAGGAAAGAAGTTTCCTGCTCAG GTGAGAGTCTACCCAATTTGGCATTGTCATCCACTTCCAGAATCAGAATTTGGTGATGCAATCAATGCAAATTATTTTTCAAAAGGGAAATTTTATTTTGGTCTCTCCAAAGCTCAG GTTTGGAGGCTTCTAATGTTGTTTAATTTGAGAAAATTGAAAACTCCGCATCCTCAGAGAGCACTAGCCAGAAATACTGCTGCAAAACTGGTGGATCATAAGGACATTGATGACGAACTTGATGATGGCAGATTGTCAAGCGATAAAGTGGGTAATATACGTAAAGTGGACAATGAGTTTGGGTCCATCATTCGGAGAAGGTATCTTGAACAGTTGCCTGGCAAAGTTCAATGGGATGATGCTAAGTTTGGGAATGGAGTTAATGTGGATCTTGAACACAAGGCATTGCCATCAAATGAGCATACGAGGTCAGGCCAAAATGGAAGAGTCTATGGCAACCTGGCAATGTGTGGAAGGAAAGGAAGTGTCAGTGGTCCTTTTTATTCCGGAATGCCTCTTCAAGAAACATATTCTTCGGTTCAAGATCAAAAACCTTCTAGTTATCAGATGGAGCCAATCACTGGCTACTCTAATGCAGCATCTCGTGGAGATGCAATTATTAAGAGCATTCTTCCCTATGATCCTGATGATCCTGGTATGAACCTTGCATATTCTCAATTAGTTGGAGATTTTGATTCTGTTCAAGACTGTGAAGGCCGGAATGGAATTCCTTCCTCTTATCCTCTAAGTCCCAGTAATTATCCTTCCTTTCTGGTTGACCGCAGGCATCCTGTAGCAATACAAAATAAACCAGTGCATAAAATAGGACCATTTACTGCAAATGTAACTTCATCAGAGGAGATACAGTGCCAGTCACCATGCTGCAGCCATTCTGCTGACCTTAAGAGTGTGGACTACCACAAATGTACATGTTCGGATCATAAAATCTTTGATAGAATGCTGTGTTCAGATCGTCAGGAAAATAGAAGTAGTGTGTTCTCTCGCCTGAGATTGAATACCCCTGGATGGTGTCTGGAAAACCTTGGCCATCTTGGTCATGAGGAAAATGTTAATGACACATCATCAGTGGATGAAATCATGGCAATGTTGAGCGAGAGTCACGACTCCCAGATGGTGTCTGTAAAATCTAAACTGTGTAAGAGACAGCAAGGGAATGTAGGGAAGTTTAGGAATATAAAGCAGAATTCTGTGAAGTCTGAGTTTGAAATTATTCCAGAGAAGTCAAACACGACTTCTGCTTCACCAACTGGAGATAAAGATGATCAAAGCAGTAAAAACACACTGTTTTTGGACTTCAAGCGGCGGAGTCGCAAAGTCAATAGTGATACTAACGGGGAAAGTGCTGGAAGTGAGGGATTGGTAGTTGGGCAGTGCAAGAGTAGGAAGCTAATCAGGCCGAACTTCAGTGAGAATGAGCCACGTAGTTGTGAAGATGCCGGTGGCAAGAAAAGGAAGCTGGCCAAGTCGAATTCATCTCAGGAATCATCAGCACAATGTTCTATTGGTGAAGCTGCTGGTGGCAAGAGAAGGAAGCTGGCTAGGCCCAATTTTAGAGAAAATGAGTCATCCCTCATATCATGGCCACAATGTTCTGTTGGTGAAGATGCTGGTGGAAGTTGCGAGTCTTTTGTTGGAAGCCAAGGTAAGCCATCATTACAAGGTGCAGAATTTTCACACGAAAATGAGAAGATAGATACTGAATGTTTTTCTAAATATGAAAGAGAAATTGTAGAAGGAAATTTTGGGGGTTCTCCCAAAATTGGAGATGACAGTGGAAAGGAGTGTTTGCATGCCTATCCTGTAAATTCTTGTCTACACGTACAGGCATCAGTGGATGAATCTTCTTTTTCTGAAGATGCTGATCTCAAGAAGAAGCTAGATGGGCCAGAATTCAGAGAGAACGAGCTATTCCAAGTATCACCACATGAATGTTCTAGTGGTGAACTTGCTGGTGAAATTTATAAGGCATTGGTTGGAAGTCAAGAGAACATTGATGCTCAAAGATTTACGACATCTGAAATGGAAATTGAACCAGAAAGCTCTGGGGAATCTCACAAAATTGGAGATGAAAGTGGAAATCCTGTTGGCAGCCAAACTGCCATCATCCTTCCCAACCAGCTTGAGTCACCTCAACAGAAAGGATCCCAGAATAATGACTGGGAGGCTCCTCAGTTTGGAGATAAAGATGCAAGTGAGTACGATTTAAGAGAGAGAGAAATAGAAGTTCATCTAGAAAGCATTGTGGATTCTGTCAAAGGTGGAGATGAATATGGAATGGAGAGTGTGCAGGTTGTTGGTACGGTTATTCTTGGTGCACTGGAAAACTCTATACTTACCAGGCTGTCTGAAGACTTTCCCGAGACTGATCAGATGACTGTGCTAGAGTCGAAGATGCAACCTAAGACCAATTCCGGAACAAGTGATGGATTTTCTGAAATTGAAGGTGACACAGGCAGTGAACTGGAGGTGCTTCCTATAGTTGAACTTTGTGCAAACATAAACGCCTCTAATCGTGCAGATGGAAGTATGGTAAATAACCAACAAGGAGTCAATTCTGAGCAGTTGCAGGCGTCCTGCAACTCCAACAATCACAGATCACCTCAAGAGGATGGATCCAAGAATAATTTGGTGGAGAATATGGAGTTAGGCGTGAATGAGGCAATTGATGACACCCTAAGAGAAAACAAGAAGCTGTGGAGTATTTTAACAACTAGACTGCAGCTTCTTAGGAATGCAAAACAACAATGA
- the LOC101314160 gene encoding peroxisome biogenesis protein 1-like produces MEFEVKLVGTIEDCYVSLPLALIQTLHSSSPSLPPVLALDLRSSSTDHHWTVAWSGATSSSPAIEVAQQFGECISLPDRSRVQVRALSSVDRATLVTIEPSTEDDWEVMELNSELAEAAILNQVRIVHEGMKFPLWLHGRTTVTFLVVSTFPKKSVVQLVPGTEVAVAPKRRKNVNSNGDEMLASGGGHHFSKALLRVQDADKRLVHQSNVKGVELGVVLTSVGIVHPETAERFSLKPLELVAVVPRLIPKESMKNSESDGLRIGSSTPKESSVRVPNDKKDNHQAVVRLLISDSVAKGHLMIAQSLRLYLRAGLHSWVYLKGCGGILKNNMPMCSLSPCHFKISPKEKAVERNGLQVLDRHKTRKKNDMLLTPGSSTYIDVVDWSTHDKVVAEFSSKSSCEEDEEPAHHYDKGNGVESLLKAWILAQLDAITSKAGVEVNSLILGNETLLHFEVKGNQSGIKGKDQESSNDILANNNMNPEVPVEILYVLTISKESQRGGNAYELVFDERNKDNNNTLESLEKHMGEPVSFYSVRERMYDKNITSDISSLSWMGTTASEVLNRMLVLLTPAYGVWFSSQNLPLPGHVLIHGPPGSGKTLLARTVGRCLEEHGGLLAHIVYVCCSQLAMEKALTVRQALSSYISEALDHAPSLVILDDLDSIVSSSSDLEGSQPSTSVVALTEFLIDIMDEYGEKRKISCGIGPLAFIASSKSLESIPQLLSSSGRFDFHVQMVAPAAPERAAILKHEIRRRCLQCSDEIVQDVASKCDGYDAYDLEILVDRTVHAAIGRFLPNQFASDERENPTLLADDFSRAMHEFLPVAMRDITKSAPEGGRSGWDDVGGLVDIRNAIKEMIELPSKFPNIFAKAPLRLRSNVLLYGPPGCGKTHIVGSAAAACSLRFISVKGPELLNKYIGASEQAVRDIFSKAAAAAPCILFFDEFDSIAPKRGHDNTGVTDRVVNQFLTELDGVEVLTGVFVFAATSRPDLLDAALLRPGRLDRLLFCDFPSPRERLDILTVLSKKLPLDADVDLSAIADMTEGYSGADLQALLSDAQLAAVHEILDGTYTHDPGRKPVISDALVKSIASRTRPSVSEAEKKKLYDIYSQFLDSKRSVAAQSRDAKGKRATLA; encoded by the exons ATGGAATTCGAGGTGAAGCTAGTCGGCACCATAGAAGACTGCTACGTCTCGCTCCCTCTCGCCCTAATCCAAACCCTCCACTCCTCCTCCCCATCCCTCCCTCCCGTCCTCGCTCTCGACCTCCGCTCCTCCTCCACCGACCACCACTGGACCGTCGCTTGGTCCGGCGCCACCTCATCTTCTCCGGCAATCGAG GTTGCTCAGCAATTCGGAGAGTGCATTTCGCTGCCGGATCGGTCTAGGGTTCAGGTGCGAGCTCTTTCGAGTGTCGACAGGGCTACTCTGGTGACGATCGAGCCGTCTACTGAGGATGACTGGGAGGTCATGGAGCTCAACTCTGAGCTCGCTGAGGCTGCTATATTGAATCAG GTGAGGATTGTTCATGAAGGAATGAAGTTTCCTCTGTGGTTGCACGGCCGCACCACCGTTACGTTTCTTGTTGTTTCAACCTTTCCCAAGAAATCGGTGG TGCAACTGGTGCCAGGGACTGAAGTAGCAGTAGCTCCAAAGAGACGGAAGAATGTCAACTCGAATGGGGATGAAATGCTCGCGTCTGGTGGAGGTCATCATTTTTCAAAAGCACTACTCCGTGTTCAAGATGCAGACAAGAGATTAGTTCACCAAAGTAATGTGAAAGGTGTTGAGCTTGGAGTTGTTCTCACCTCTGTTGGTATTGTTCATCCAGAAACAGCAGAAAGGTTCTCGTTAAAGCCTCTTGAGTTGGTTGCTGTTGTTCCGAGATTGATACCGAAAGAAAGCATGAAAAATTCTGAAAGTGATGGGTTGAGAATAGGAAGTTCAACTCCAAAGGAATCTAGTGTTAGAGTTCCAAATGACAAAAAGGACAATCATCAAGCAGTAGTTCGGCTGTTGATTTCCGACTCAGTTGCTAAAGGGCATCTAATGATTGCCCAGTCTCTTCGCCTCTACCTGAGAGCAGGTTTACATTCAT GGGTGTATTTAAAGGGGTGCGGTGGTATTTTGAAGAATAACATGCCAATGTGTTCACTTTCACCCTGCCACTTCAAGATATCTCCCAAAGAGAAAGCAGTTGAAAGAAATGGTCTACAAGTTCTTGACAGGCATAAAACGCGTAAGAAGAATGACATGCTTCTAACACCTGGCTCAAGCACCTATATAGATGTTGTTGATTGGTCAACCCATGACAAAGTTGTTGCTGAATTTTCTTCCAAATCTTCTTGCGAAGAGGATGAAGAACCTGCCCATCACTATGACAAGGGAAATGGAGTAGAAAGTCTTCTTAAAGCTTGGATACTTGCACAGTTAGATGCTATTACTTCCAAAGCAGGAGTGGAAGTTAATTCATTGATTTTGGGAAATGAGACTTTACTTCATTTTGAAGTGAAAGGGAACCAGTCTGGGATTAAGGGTAAGGATCAGGAATCATCAAATGATATCCTGGCAAACAATAATATGAATCCTGAAGTTCCAGTTGAAATCTTGTATGTATTGACAATTTCGAAGGAATCTCAACGTGGCGGAAATGCATATGAGCTTGTATTTGATGAAAGAAACAAAGACAACAACAATACTCTTGAATCACTTGAAAAGCATATGGGTGAACCTGTGTCCTTTTATTCAGTAAGAGAGAGAATGTATGACAAAAACATTACTTCTGATATATCTTCCTTGAGCTGGATGGGGACAACTGCTTCTGAAGTTTTGAATA GAATGTTGGTGTTGCTAACTCCTGCGTATGGGGTATGGTTCAGTTCACAGAACCTTCCTCTCCCTGGACATGTTCTGATTCATGGACCTCCC GGTTCTGGAAAGACGTTATTAGCGAGAACTGTTGGAAGATGTCTTGAGGAACATGGAGGTCTTCTAGCACACAT AGTTTATGTATGTTGTTCTCAACTTGCAATGGAAAAGGCCTTGACCGTTCGCCAAGCACTCTCTAGCTACATATCTGAGGCTTTAGATCATGCACCATCTCTTGTAATTCTTGACGATCTTGATAGCATTGTTTCATCCTCTTCGGACTTGGAAGGATCTCAACCTTCAACTTCTGTTGTTGCACTCACAGAATTTCTCATAGACATTATGGATGAATATGGG GAAAAAAGGAAGATCTCCTGTGGAATTGGCCCTCTTGCGTTCATAGCTTCCTCAAAGTCTTTAGAGAGTATACCACAGTTGTTGAGCTCTTCAG GTAGGTTTGACTTTCATGTGCAAATGGTGGCTCCTGCTGCCCCAGAACGTGCAGCCATTTTGAAACATGAGATTCGGCGGCGTTGCTTGCAATGTTCTGATGAAATTGTACAAGATGTAGCTTCCAAATGTGATGGCTATGACGCATATGATCTG GAAATCCTGGTTGATAGAACTGTCCATGCCGCCATAGGTCGTTTTCTGCCTAATCAGTTTGCTTCTGATGAGCGTGAAAACCCCACTTTACTTGCGGATGATTTCTCTCGGGCAATGCATGAGTTCCTTCCGGTTGCCATGCGTGACATTACTAAGTCTGCTCCTGAAGGGGGTCGTTCTGGATGGGATGACGTTGGTGGTCTTGTTGACATTCGCAATGCAATTAAAGAG ATGATTGAATTGCCTTCAAAATTCCCAAACATCTTTGCAAAAGCTCCTTTAAGGTTGCGGTCAAATGTATTATTGTATGGGCCACCTGGCTGTGGAAAAACACATATAGTTGGTTCTGCTGCTGCTGCCTGTTCACTACGATTTATATCAGTCAAAGGACCTGAGCTGTTGAATAAATACATTGGTGCTTCTGAGCAAGCT GTTCGGGATATATTCTCCAAAGCAGCTGCTGCAGCACCATGCATTCTCTTTTTTGACGAATTCGATTCTATTGCCCCAAAAAGAGGACATGACAATACTGGGGTAACTGATCGTGTTGTCAATCAG TTTCTGACTGAATTGGATGGTGTTGAAGTTTTGACTGGTGTTTTTGTGTTTGCTGCAACAAG TAGACCGGATTTGCTTGATGCTGCACTTCTCAGACCTGGAAGGCTGGATCGCCTTCTTTTTTGTGATTTTCCATCCCCGCGCGAAAGATTGGATATTCTAACAGTCCTTTCGAAAAAG CTACCACTGGATGCTGATGTGGATTTATCTGCCATAGCTGATATGACTGAGGGATATAGTGGTGCTGACCTTCAAGCACTTCTCTCAGATGCTCAGCTTGCAGCAGTGCATGAAATTCTGGATGGTACGTATACCCATGATCCAGGGAGAAAGCCAGTTATTTCTGACGCTCTCGTGAAGTCAATTGCTTCCAGGACAAGACCATCTGTTTCTGAGGCTGAGAAGAAAAAATTGTATGACATTTACAGCCAGTTCTTGGATTCAAAAAGATCTGTTGCTGCACAG TCAAGAGATGCAAAAGGCAAGAGAGCAACCCTAGCATGA